The Phormidium sp. PBR-2020 DNA segment TTTGCGTCAACCGACTCTAGAGATTAATGGCTTGATGCTCGATGAAGCCCATTGTTTAGTGCAATGGGGAGATACGTTTCGCCCCGCCTATCGTCGTTTGGGGGCCGTACGGACTGCCCTGTTGCAAACCCGTCCACCGGGGACTTCACTGCCCATTGCGGCCTTCACCGCCACAGCTGATCCAACCGCTCAATATACGATTCGGGAGGTCTTGCAACTGCGATCGCCGAAACTGTTTTTACAGAATCCCTATCGGCCCCAATTGGCGTTATCGGTGGTCTACACCTACACCCCTCGCCAACGGAAACAGAAACTCCTCAAGTGCCTCAAAGAGCATCCCCAACAGTCAGGATTGGTGTATGTGCGGACTCGCAAGGATAGTGAAGCACTGGCGCAACTGTTGCAACAGCAGGGATTTACCGTCGCCCCCTATCATGCTGGACTCACCCCAGGGCAACGACGGGAGATTGAGCGTCAATGGCTGACGGGACAAGTTCCGGTGGTGATTTGTACCTCGGCGTTTGGCATGGGAGTGGACAAACCTGATGTGCGTTGGGTGTTGCATTTCCATGCGCCCTTATTGTTATCGGAATATGTCCAGGAAATTGGCCGCGCTGGACGAGATGGCAACCCCGCTGAAGCGATTACCCTCGTCAGTGAACCCACCGGTTGGCTCGATCCGAGTGATCAACAGCGACGGCAGTTTTTTGAGCAACGGGAACAGTCTCTTCAAGATAAAGCCTTCCAACTCAGTCGCCAGTTGCCCCGTTCCGGAACCGTCGAGGCGGCGTTGAGTCAATCTCCCCAGGCGGCGATCGCCCTCTCGTTACTGCACAGCAGCGGCCAACTCACCTGGCTAGACCCCTTTCATTACCAAATTCACACCACTAAACCCCGGCGCAATCAAACCAATCATCAAGCCTTCGAGCAAATGCAGGCCTATTTGCGCGATCGCCGCTGTCGTTGGCAGGTGATTTTAGAGGCCTTCGGCTTTGGCAGTACCGCCAAGCCTTGCGGAACCTGCGATCGCTGTCTGAGTCGACGGCACTAAAATCGGCACGCGTCTATCAGTCTGTCCCAGCTCCAGAGAGGTCTGATACCATGAAACTAGAGGCTGAACGCCCCATTGCTGCCTCTATTGACGTTAAGACTTAAGAATACTCTATGAGCGATCGCCCTAAAAAAAGGCTGAACTTCCTGCAAATCATCAATATGAGTGTAGGATTTTTCGGCATTCAATTTGGCTGGGCGCTGCAAATGACGAATATGAGCGCCATATTCGAGCATCTCGGCGCACAAGCTGACGAGATTCCCATTTTATGGCTCGCCGCTCCCCTAACCGGCTTAATTGTTCAACCCATGGTAGGTCACATGAGTGACAATACCTGGGGACCCCTGGGCCGCCGACGGCCCTATTTCCTCTTCGGCGCCATACTCAGTTCTACCGCCTTGGTGTTTATGCCCCATTCCTCCAGCCTCTGGATGGCCGCCGGAGGCTTATGGATTTTAGATACCTCCAATAACATTAGTATGGAGCCGTTCCGCGCCTTTGTCGGGGACTTACTCCCGGCGGAACGACGGACTCAAGGCTTTGCAATGCAAAGCTTTTTTATTGGTGCCGGTTCCGTCCTCGCGGCGGCCTTTCCTTGGCTACTGAATCACCTCCTTGGGGTGGCAAGCACCGGAGGCGAGCATTCCATTCCGCCAACCATTGAAATCTCCTTTTATGTGGGAGCGGCGGCGTTTTTGGGAACTGTCTTATGGACGGTTTTAAGTACCGAAGAATATCCCCCAGAAGACCTAGAAGCGTTTGAAAAACAACAGGAAGAACAAAGTGGCTTTGGGGCAGGGATCAGTGAAATATGGTCGGCAATTCGAGAGATGCCGCAAACCATGCGCCAACTAGCTTGGGTGCAATCGTTTTCTTGGCTGGGAATGTACTGTGTCTTTCTGTATTTTCCTCCAGCGGTTGCTCGCAATGTATTTGGTGCTGTTAGGGAAAGTTCCGAACTCTATTCAGAAGGAATTGAATGGGCAGGGATTTGCATTGCCGCGTACAATGCCGTCTGTTTAGTATTTTCGTTTATTCTACCAAAGTTATCGCGTTTTACGAGTCGTCAAGTGACCCATTGCCTCTGCTTGATCTGTGGTGGCATTGGCTTGATTAGTTTGTGGTTTATTGAAAATCCCTATCTAATTTTGCTCTCGATGGTAGGGTTAGGCATTGCTTGGTCTAGTCTGTTGGCGATGCCTTATGCCATCTTAGTGGGGTCTCTCCCCGATGAGCGCACGGGTGTGTATATGGGGATTTTCAATGCCTTTATCGTCTTACCCGAGATTCTGGCCTCTCTAGGATTTGGTTGGGTGATGCGGTATTGGTTTAATGAAAACCGTATGTTAGCCCTGGTTAGCGGCGGAGTTGCCATGTTAATTGCGGCCCTGTTGGTGTTACGGGTTCAGGAGTCTGCGGCGACAGATTCAAGTCGAGACGATGACTCCCTAAACTTACCGGCCACAGCTCGTACGGCAGAAGGCTAATTGAATCGGGACAGGCTCATGGCGCCGGATTCCCGATTCGTTGATGATGTTGATTTAAAAGGTATTCCAATGGCTACAGTTACCGTCAAAAACCTGAACAAAACCTATAATCCGAAGACAATTCCCGTTAAGGATATTAGCTTGACGGTGGAAGATAATGAGTTTCTGACCCTGTTGGGTCCGTCGGGGTGTGGGAAGTCCACGACTCTGCGGCTGATTGCTGGACTCGAAGAACCGACTCGGGGCAGGATTATCATTGGCGATCGCGATGTGACGGCCCTGAAGCCGGGCGATCGCAATATCTCGATGGTCTTCCAAAGTTACGCACTTTACCCCCACATGACGGTCTATGAAAACATGGCCTCGGCCTTGCGGCTGCGCAAGATGAGCGACAGTGAGATTAAGCAGCGGGTGAGTGAAGCCTCGCGCTTTCTCGATTTGCGGGAAGATTTGATGAACCGCAAGCCGGGACAACTCTCGGGGGGACAGCGTCAGCGGGTGGCCCTGGGACGGGCGTTGGTGCGTCAGCCGGATGTGTTTTTGTTGGATGAACCCCTCAGTAACTTGGATGCGTTGTTACGGGAACGGGTGCGGGCTGAAATTAAGCAACTGTTTGAGAAACAGAATACGCCCGTCGTCTATGTGACCCATGACCAGGTTGAGGCCATGACCCTGTCGACTAAGGTGGCGGTGTTGTATGAGGGGAATGTGCAGCAATTGGCCCCCCCGAGTGAGTTGTATTCTCGGCCCGCGAATCAGTTTGTGGCGGGCTTTGTGGGCAGTCCTCAGATGAATTTGTTGACGCTACAATGTCAGGGACAGACGGCTCGACTGGGACAGGGGAAACTCCCACTTCCCTCGGGGTTAGCGAAACCCCCGCGCCAGATTGTCTTGGGGGTTCGTCCGGAGGATATGCGTTTGGCTCAGGAGAGTGATTCAATTCGTTTCCCTGGTGAGGTGTTTTTGGTGGAAAACTTGGGGATGCAGAATCTCCTCAGTGTCCGCCTGACTCCCGGTGAGGGGGAACAGGCCCCGGTTGAGGTGCGATCGCTCCTCCCGGCAGATTTGGATTGGGGTGGGGATACCATTGAACTGGCGGTGTCTCCTGAACGTTTACATTGGTTTGATGTGGACTCAGGCGATCGCCTCGGCTGACCGCCAAATCCCTTGCTGTTTCTATCTTGAGTCCGGTTATTGCCGACGTTTAGATCCGATTAAAATTCTCTCTAATCCCAACGTATCAATGCACACGGTCTAGTCACTTCTGAGCATCTAAGCTAAAACGGAATTAGGTAACAGGTCTTGCGTCAGTTGTGAGCTGCATCAAACTCTGACAGATTCTAGTGGAGTCTGTCTCATACGGAATCCAGTTTTGAAACAGCCTTAATTTTCAGGCGTACTCTAGCCAGTGATAATTTGTCAAATCGCGAATTTCTTCTTGCATCTGTTCACTAAGAACACAACAACGTTGTTCAAGAACATCTTCCAGGTCTTCAATGGTATCAAAACATCGATTGACCAGTGGTTCATCTACTAACTTCCACAGCCGTTCGGCTGGTTGAAGCTCGGGAGAATAGGGAGGTAAAAAATCTACAAAGATTCCCTCATTCACCTGAAGTTTTGGGCTTCGATGCCAGCCCGCATTATCTTGAACTAAGAGGATTATTTTATTCTCTCCAACCCCCACTTCTTCGGCAAAGGTTTCTAAGACTAAATTCAACCACTTCACATTCACTCTTGGGATTAAATACCAATGTGTTTCTCCCGTTTTTGGATTAACGAACCCGTAGACATAGACCCACTCATACCGGTGCTGAACCACGGCTTCGGGGCGTTGTCCAGTCTCACTCCAAACTTTCGCTAGGATTGACTTTAGACCCACTCGGTGTTCGTCGAAAAACCAAACTTCAACTTCGGAATCAGGATGTTTATTTTGAATTTCCGTGACTTTCTTTGGCAAGTTTTTTTTATACTCTTCTTGGGCTTCTTTATTTCCTTTTCGATGCCTGGGTCTCGGTCGCTGCCAAGAGTAATGACACTTTTTTAGGTAATCCCACCCCCTTTGGGGCCAGACTTTTTCCCGTCCCGTTTCTTTTTCAATCCATCGCGCCACCTTGGGTCCTGTCCATAGTCCTCCATCTGACGGCGCTTTTTTTAAGGCTTGCTTAAGCTTTTCGAGTTGCTCGCCATTGAGTAAAGGTTCCCGCCCTCGGGGATTGATTTTGGTTTTGTTCCTTTGGTTAATGACTCCCTTCTCTCCTTGCTGGTTATATCGCTTTACGATTGTTCGGGCGTAGCGATAGCTCAACCCCACCGCTACGGCACTGTTTTCTATTGTCCATCCTAAGCTCACTTTCCATAACAGATGCCATCGTCGGCTTTCAACACCATCACGGCTCTTGCGGTACTTGTCTTTGAGTTCCTCTACGCTCAGATGATTAGCTAATTTTGCTTTTCTGGCCATGGGTTTGTCCTGACTGTTCTCTGAAACATTATAAAGGATTATTTGGAAACGGATTCCGTATCACTCAAATGCCGTTGAGTCACTGACGTGGGGTTAGGGAATTTTTTTGGGATAATCGTCTGAGTTGGAAGAGACTCCCCGACCTATTAGCTATTGCTAGCTTGCCTGTTTTTTGTCCTATTTAGAGTGACTGCTGCGATAGTGTGAATGAATAATGATAGCAATCGAACAATTCGTAACTTGAAGCGACACCCGTTTAACCTAAAGGGTAAAAATTCACTGGTATTTCTGGGGTTAACGTTAGCGAGTCTCGCCGGTAACCATTTTAATATCCCTCTGTTTTTTGGGATAGATTTTTTGTTTGGTAGTATCGCAACCCTCTTGATTACCTATTTATTTGGAGTGAGATGGGGAACCCTAGCGGCAGTGTTGACCAATCTCTATACCCTGATTCTCTGGGGACATCCTTACGGCATGATCCTATTAAATTTAGAAATCATCTGGGTGGGGATTGGCTTACGGCGTTCGTCGTTCAATATGATTGCCCTCACTAGCCTATACTGGTTAATCATGGGACTGCCTCTAGGCATTATTGTTTATGGGTTTATTCTACAAATCCCCAACCAGCTCATCATTCTTGTTATTTTAAAGCTAACGGTTAATGGTGTTTTTAATGCCTTGATCGCGAGTCTTATTATTGTTAATACCCCCCTACTTGAAATAATCAGTCCGGGATGTCAACGACTTTTTTCATTTCGTCAAACTATATTTAATGTTTTACTGGCTTTTACAATTATCCCGATTCTAATCGTAATTGTCTTAGGCAGTCGAGTTCAATTTCAGGATCTCGAAACTCAGGCAATTGCTATTGTTGAATCTGTATCTGACGAATTCAGGGAGAATTTAGAAATAACTCAAATTTACCGCTGGGGAGATTTGAATTTGTTTCAAGCTTTAATTGAAGCAAAGCGAAGCCCCTACCCAATCGACGTATTTTTGCTGAGTCATTCATCGGTCGTGAGACGATATCCTGAAACTGCCACTCTCTTCGATTTAAACTCGGGAATTGTTCTTGAGCATGGCAATAATGTTTATCAATGGAAACCTGGTGGTGGCTTAGCCATTATGGCCCAATGGCGTCAGTCTTACTATTATACACGTATTCAGGAAGCTCAACTGCCGTGGGATATTCTTGTTTCATTGCCAGCGGAACCTATTGTCAGTCAACTGCAAGCCTTTTATATCCGTAATCTCGCCATTCTCCTGGGAATTATGGGGATTGCGATCATGGGTGCCAATACGTTGAGTCATTACCTGATGCAGCCCTTGACTCAACTGGCAAATTTAACAGAAAATCTGCCTCAAAAAGCTAGTGAACAAGAACCCATACATCTACCCAAAACAGAAGTTTTAGAATTGAATCTCCTGGCAGGAAATTTCCAAGTAATGGCTGAGGCTTTAGGAGAGAAGTTCAAAGAAATTAAAACCGCCAACGAGGAACTTGAAGCACGGGTAATTGAGCGAACTAAGCGACTTTCTGAAGCCAATCAAAGTTTAGCCACTGAGATTCAAGAACGACAACGGATTGAAGCAGAAATCCGCAAATCTCAACAACGACTGGCGTTGATGGTTGAACAAACACCATTGGGGGTTCTCGAATGGAACATGAACTTTGAGGTGGTGAGTTGGAATCCGGCCGCTGAACGAA contains these protein-coding regions:
- a CDS encoding ATP-dependent DNA helicase, which encodes MMPSPDWTVVRNTFRQTWGYSDFRYPQGEVVQTLLQQQDALVVLPTGGGKSICFQLPALLRRGVTLVVSPLVALMENQVQALRQRHLPAAALHSELPRSQQKSIINALQTQQLRLLYLSPETLLTPKIWQILRQPTLEINGLMLDEAHCLVQWGDTFRPAYRRLGAVRTALLQTRPPGTSLPIAAFTATADPTAQYTIREVLQLRSPKLFLQNPYRPQLALSVVYTYTPRQRKQKLLKCLKEHPQQSGLVYVRTRKDSEALAQLLQQQGFTVAPYHAGLTPGQRREIERQWLTGQVPVVICTSAFGMGVDKPDVRWVLHFHAPLLLSEYVQEIGRAGRDGNPAEAITLVSEPTGWLDPSDQQRRQFFEQREQSLQDKAFQLSRQLPRSGTVEAALSQSPQAAIALSLLHSSGQLTWLDPFHYQIHTTKPRRNQTNHQAFEQMQAYLRDRRCRWQVILEAFGFGSTAKPCGTCDRCLSRRH
- a CDS encoding MFS transporter, whose product is MSDRPKKRLNFLQIINMSVGFFGIQFGWALQMTNMSAIFEHLGAQADEIPILWLAAPLTGLIVQPMVGHMSDNTWGPLGRRRPYFLFGAILSSTALVFMPHSSSLWMAAGGLWILDTSNNISMEPFRAFVGDLLPAERRTQGFAMQSFFIGAGSVLAAAFPWLLNHLLGVASTGGEHSIPPTIEISFYVGAAAFLGTVLWTVLSTEEYPPEDLEAFEKQQEEQSGFGAGISEIWSAIREMPQTMRQLAWVQSFSWLGMYCVFLYFPPAVARNVFGAVRESSELYSEGIEWAGICIAAYNAVCLVFSFILPKLSRFTSRQVTHCLCLICGGIGLISLWFIENPYLILLSMVGLGIAWSSLLAMPYAILVGSLPDERTGVYMGIFNAFIVLPEILASLGFGWVMRYWFNENRMLALVSGGVAMLIAALLVLRVQESAATDSSRDDDSLNLPATARTAEG
- a CDS encoding ABC transporter ATP-binding protein, whose amino-acid sequence is MATVTVKNLNKTYNPKTIPVKDISLTVEDNEFLTLLGPSGCGKSTTLRLIAGLEEPTRGRIIIGDRDVTALKPGDRNISMVFQSYALYPHMTVYENMASALRLRKMSDSEIKQRVSEASRFLDLREDLMNRKPGQLSGGQRQRVALGRALVRQPDVFLLDEPLSNLDALLRERVRAEIKQLFEKQNTPVVYVTHDQVEAMTLSTKVAVLYEGNVQQLAPPSELYSRPANQFVAGFVGSPQMNLLTLQCQGQTARLGQGKLPLPSGLAKPPRQIVLGVRPEDMRLAQESDSIRFPGEVFLVENLGMQNLLSVRLTPGEGEQAPVEVRSLLPADLDWGGDTIELAVSPERLHWFDVDSGDRLG
- a CDS encoding IS630 family transposase — its product is MLWKVSLGWTIENSAVAVGLSYRYARTIVKRYNQQGEKGVINQRNKTKINPRGREPLLNGEQLEKLKQALKKAPSDGGLWTGPKVARWIEKETGREKVWPQRGWDYLKKCHYSWQRPRPRHRKGNKEAQEEYKKNLPKKVTEIQNKHPDSEVEVWFFDEHRVGLKSILAKVWSETGQRPEAVVQHRYEWVYVYGFVNPKTGETHWYLIPRVNVKWLNLVLETFAEEVGVGENKIILLVQDNAGWHRSPKLQVNEGIFVDFLPPYSPELQPAERLWKLVDEPLVNRCFDTIEDLEDVLEQRCCVLSEQMQEEIRDLTNYHWLEYA